The genomic interval TTGCGCCGGAAGGGCACGGCGCGGTAGCGCACCCCCAGCCGCGCCAGCCCGTCCGCCGTGGCCGCGTCGCGCTCGGGCGCCACCGCCACGACCTCGTGGCCGCGCGCCACCAGCGTCCGCAGCAGGGGGCCCCGGAAGTTGAGGAGGGAGGGGGCGTACCCCGCGATCACCAGCACCTTCTCGGGGCCGCTCATGGCGCCCGGCCCCCCGCCAGCGCGGGCACCCCGTAGAACTCGCGGTACCACTCGACGAAGCGGCCGATCCCGACCGCCAGCGGCGTGGCGGGCTGGACCCCGAGGTCGCGCACGAGGTGCTCCACGTCGGCGAAGGTGGCGGGCACGTCGCCGGGCTGCATGGGGAGGAGCCGCAGGCTCGCGCGCAGGCCAAGCGCGCGCTCCAGGGTGGCGATCAGGTCGGTCAGCTCGACGGGCTGATGGTTGCCCACGTTGTACAGGCGGTAGGGCGCCCGGCTGGTGGCGGGGTCCGGGTGCTCGCCCGACCACGCGGGGTCCGGCGCGGCGGGCCGGCGGGCGACCCGCGCGACCCCCTCCACCACGTCGTCGATGTAGGTGAAGTCCCGGCGCATCCGCCCGTGGTTGTACACGTCGATGGGCTCGTCCGCCAGGATCGCGCGGGTGAACTTGAACAGCGCCATGTCGGGACGCCCCCAGGGCCCGTACACCGTGAAAAAGCGCAGGCCGGTCGTGGGCAGGCCGTAGAGGTGGCTGTAGGCGTGCGCCATCAGCTCGTTCGCCCGCTTGGTGGCGGCGTACAGGCTCAGCGGATGATCGGCCGGGTCCCCCACCGAGTACGGCATCCGGGTGTTCGCCCCGTACACCGAACTCGACGAGGCATACACGAGGTGCTCCACCCCGGCGTGGCGGCAGCCCTCCAGCACGTTGAGAAACCCGGTGAGGTTGCTGTCCGCGTACGCGTGCGGGTGCTCGACCGAGTGCCGCACGCCCGCCTGCGCGGCGAGATGCACCACCACGGCGGGGCGCTCGGCCCCGAACAGCTCGGCCATCCCCCGCCGGTCCTCCAGGTCGAGGCGCACCTCCAGGAAGTTCGGGAACGCCCTGAGGAGATGCAGCCGCGCCTCCTTGAGGGCCACCGCGTAGTCGGGGTTGAGGTTGTCGAGCCCGATCACCTCGTCGCCGCCCTCCAGGCAGCGCCGGGCGAGGTGCGAGCCGATGAAGCCCGCCGAGCCGGTGATCAGCATCTTCATGGAGACCTCCAGGCGAGGGAGACGCGGGGCGCGGGCCGGGCGGGGTCAGGCATCGTGCTCCCGCAGCCACAGCTCCAGCGTCAGCAGGGCGTAGACCACCGCCGACCAGTGGCGGTCGGCCATCACCCGACGGGCGAGCAGGGCGTCCACGAACGCGGGGTCGAGCCACCCGCGCACCCGCGCGTCCGGGGCGCCGAGCGTGTCGTGCAGCAGCGGGCGCAGGTCCTCGCGCAGCCAGCGCTCGACCGGAATCTCGAAGCCGCGCTTGGCCCCGCGCACCACCTCGTCAGGCAGCCGCCCCCGGTAGGCGTCGCGCAAGACGGCCTTGGGGGTGGCGCCCCGCACCCGGTACCCCCCCGGCAGGCGGGCCGCGTACTCGGCGACCCGGTGGTCGAGGAGGGGCGAGCGCGCCTCCAGCGAGTGCGCCATCGTGGCGATGTCCATCTTCACGAGCAGGTCGGAGAGCAGGTTGAGGCGCACGTCGGCGTCGAGCTGGCGGTCGAGGGGGGGCAGCCGGGGGTCGAGCAGCGACTCGATGCGGTCCTCGGTGGGCAGGCCGGGGGCGCGGCGCCACAGAGAGCGCTTGTCGGCCTCCTGCAACAGGTCGTTCGTCCAGGTCAGGTACCGCGCGCCGGGAGGTTGCCCCAGGCCCCGCGCGAACCGGGCGCCGAAGCCCCTCGCCGAGCGGCGTCCGGCGCCCCGGCCCAGCACCCGCGCCGCCGCCCCCACGGCCCACCCCGGCAGCAGCTCGAAGGGCGCGGCCCGGCGCGCGGCGACGTAGCGGCGGTAGCCGCCGAAGGCCTCGTCCCCGCCGTCCCCGTTGAGCACCACCGTCACGTGCTCGCGGGCCAGCCGGGCGATCTCCAGGCTGGGAATCGCGCTCGCGTCGGCAAACGGCTGGTCGTAGTGCCGCACGAGCCGCTGGAGGCCGTCGAGCGAGGACACCTCCAGCGGCAGGACCCGGTGGCGCACCCCCAGGTGGCGGGCCGTGCGCCGGGCCACGGGGGACTCGTCGAACTGCGGGTCGTCCACCGCGACCGTAAAGGTCTCGAGCTCCGCGCCTAGGACCCGGGCCGCCTCATAGGCCACGACCGCGCTGTCCACACCGCCCGACAAGAAGACGCCCAGCGGCACGTCCGAGCGCAGGCGCAGCCGCACCGCCTCGGCCACGAGGTCGCGCACCCGCGCCTGCGCCCGCGCGTAGCTGGCCCGGTCTTTGGGCAGGTACTCCAGATTCCAGTAGGTCCGCACCTCGTGGCCGTCCTCGCCGATGGAGGCCCAGCTTCCCGGGGGCAGGGCGTACACCCCGCGGTAGATCGTGGACGGCTGCGGCACGACGCCCAGCGACAGGTAGTCGTAGACGGCCTGCTCGTTCAGGGTCAGCTCTTCGCCGCAGGCGCGCGCCAGCACCCGCAGCGCCTTGAGTTCGGAGGCGAACAGCCAGCCGCCCGACGCCGCGCGCATGTAGTAGAGCGGCTTTTTCCCGAAGCGGTCGCGCGCGAGCAGCAGCCGGTGGGTGCGCGCGTCGTGCAGGGCGAAGGCGAACATGCCCCGCAGCTCGTGGACGAGCTCGACCCCCCGTTCCTCGTAGAGGTGGACGAGCACCTCGGTGTCCGAGGTCGTGCGGAAGTGGTGGTGGCGGGCCCGGAGCCCGGCGGCCAGCTCCCGGTAGTTGTAGATCTCGCCGTTGAAGACCACGGCGACGCTGCGGTCCTCGTTGTAGATGGGCTGCTGGCCGCCCTCGAGGTCGATGACCGACAGCCGCCGCATTCCCAGCACGACGTGCGGCTGCCGGTAGAGCCCCTCCCCGTCCGGGCCGCGGTGGCGCAGGGCGTTCAGGGCGAGACAGACCGGACGGTCCGCCAGGGGCGACTCCGCCGTTCTGGGCTGCCAGACTCCGGCGACGCCGCACATCTCAGCCCCCCACGACGCGGCGCATCAGCCCCGCCACCGCCTGCGCCTGGGCCTCCAGGCTGTAGTGGTCCAGAACACGCGCCCGGGCCCGGCCACCCAGGCTCGCGCGCAGCCCGGGGTCGCGGATCAGTTGCGCGAGCCGCGCGCGAAACTGCTCGTCGCTTGCCGCCAAAAACCCCGTCACCCCGTCCACCACCACGTCGCGGTTGGCCCCCAGGTCGGTGGCGACGCTGGGAATGCCGAGCGCGCCGTACTCGATCAGCTTGAACGCACACTTGCCCCGGACGTAGGCGTCGTCGAGCAGGGGCATCAGGCCGATGTCCACTCCCCTGAGCGCCCCGATGTAGGAGTCGAGGCCCCACGCGGCGAACCGGCCCCCGGCCTCCTCCACCGCAGGCCGCACGTC from Deinococcus aestuarii carries:
- a CDS encoding NAD-dependent epimerase; the protein is MKMLITGSAGFIGSHLARRCLEGGDEVIGLDNLNPDYAVALKEARLHLLRAFPNFLEVRLDLEDRRGMAELFGAERPAVVVHLAAQAGVRHSVEHPHAYADSNLTGFLNVLEGCRHAGVEHLVYASSSSVYGANTRMPYSVGDPADHPLSLYAATKRANELMAHAYSHLYGLPTTGLRFFTVYGPWGRPDMALFKFTRAILADEPIDVYNHGRMRRDFTYIDDVVEGVARVARRPAAPDPAWSGEHPDPATSRAPYRLYNVGNHQPVELTDLIATLERALGLRASLRLLPMQPGDVPATFADVEHLVRDLGVQPATPLAVGIGRFVEWYREFYGVPALAGGRAP
- the asnB gene encoding asparagine synthase (glutamine-hydrolyzing); this translates as MCGVAGVWQPRTAESPLADRPVCLALNALRHRGPDGEGLYRQPHVVLGMRRLSVIDLEGGQQPIYNEDRSVAVVFNGEIYNYRELAAGLRARHHHFRTTSDTEVLVHLYEERGVELVHELRGMFAFALHDARTHRLLLARDRFGKKPLYYMRAASGGWLFASELKALRVLARACGEELTLNEQAVYDYLSLGVVPQPSTIYRGVYALPPGSWASIGEDGHEVRTYWNLEYLPKDRASYARAQARVRDLVAEAVRLRLRSDVPLGVFLSGGVDSAVVAYEAARVLGAELETFTVAVDDPQFDESPVARRTARHLGVRHRVLPLEVSSLDGLQRLVRHYDQPFADASAIPSLEIARLAREHVTVVLNGDGGDEAFGGYRRYVAARRAAPFELLPGWAVGAAARVLGRGAGRRSARGFGARFARGLGQPPGARYLTWTNDLLQEADKRSLWRRAPGLPTEDRIESLLDPRLPPLDRQLDADVRLNLLSDLLVKMDIATMAHSLEARSPLLDHRVAEYAARLPGGYRVRGATPKAVLRDAYRGRLPDEVVRGAKRGFEIPVERWLREDLRPLLHDTLGAPDARVRGWLDPAFVDALLARRVMADRHWSAVVYALLTLELWLREHDA